The Sphaerospermopsis torques-reginae ITEP-024 genome has a window encoding:
- a CDS encoding Rpn family recombination-promoting nuclease/putative transposase encodes MYDNICKFLAENFKDDLATWLLGSPIKLTELSPTELSNEPIRADSLILLQSDELVLHIEFQTDTDKDMPFRTLDYRVRGYRRFPHKKMRQIVIYLRKTGSELVYENNFKLENTYHQFEVIRLWEQPTEQFLTVPGLLPFAVLSQTNDPTIVLTKVAQAVERITEQRLQRNIAAASSVLAGLVLNKDVIKKIFRSEIMRESVIYQEILEEGEAKGRAEGKAEGKAEGKAEGKAETTRKLALNLLRMGIMSLEQIAEVTELSVEEVQTLQQEIQKS; translated from the coding sequence ATGTATGACAACATCTGCAAATTCTTAGCCGAAAACTTCAAAGACGACTTAGCAACATGGTTGCTAGGTTCACCAATTAAATTAACAGAACTTAGCCCTACAGAATTATCAAACGAACCAATTCGCGCTGATTCATTAATCTTATTACAATCAGATGAATTAGTTCTACATATCGAATTTCAAACCGACACAGATAAAGATATGCCTTTTCGGACATTAGATTATCGAGTTAGGGGATATCGTCGGTTTCCTCATAAAAAAATGCGTCAAATAGTCATCTATTTGCGAAAAACAGGGTCAGAATTAGTCTATGAAAACAACTTCAAATTAGAAAACACTTACCATCAATTTGAGGTTATCCGCTTATGGGAACAACCAACAGAGCAATTTTTGACAGTTCCCGGTTTATTACCCTTCGCGGTGCTGAGTCAGACAAATGATCCTACAATAGTATTAACCAAAGTAGCACAAGCAGTAGAAAGAATCACAGAACAAAGGTTACAAAGAAATATAGCTGCTGCTAGTAGCGTTTTAGCCGGTCTAGTGTTAAACAAAGATGTAATTAAGAAAATATTCAGGAGTGAGATTATGCGCGAATCAGTCATTTATCAAGAAATCCTAGAAGAAGGTGAAGCTAAAGGTAGAGCCGAAGGTAAAGCCGAAGGTAAAGCCGAAGGTAAAGCCGAAGGTAAAGCGGAAACAACCAGAAAGTTAGCTTTAAACTTGTTAAGAATGGGAATAATGAGTTTAGAACAAATTGCTGAAGTCACAGAATTATCTGTTGAGGAAGTGCAAACTTTACAACAAGAAATTCAAAAATCTTAA
- a CDS encoding molybdopterin-dependent oxidoreductase, whose amino-acid sequence MNNANKKDLIHIVKPRFNRRKFLQISGISSIGGLLSGCGTPALEDLVGKLSEPLNQKVEELIFQPQKLVPEFAASEIQPAALIINSFRGTPLIDVDNFRLIIDGEVNNPVSLSMAEIQNLPLTSMIIRHVCVEGWAAIVQWGGIRLRDLIALAQPQENVKYAYFKSADGYYESWDLASATHPQTLLAYQKNGEELPIENGAPLRLASPIKLGYKQSKWVTRVTLTSQLSVFKGYWEDQGYEWFAGL is encoded by the coding sequence ATGAATAATGCTAATAAAAAAGACCTCATTCATATAGTGAAACCTCGATTTAACCGCCGTAAGTTTTTACAAATATCAGGAATTTCTAGTATAGGTGGCTTACTTAGTGGTTGTGGTACACCAGCATTAGAAGATTTGGTAGGTAAGCTTTCAGAACCTTTAAATCAAAAGGTTGAAGAATTGATATTTCAACCTCAAAAACTTGTACCAGAATTTGCTGCTAGTGAAATTCAACCAGCAGCTTTAATCATTAATAGTTTTCGTGGTACACCACTTATTGATGTTGATAATTTTCGGTTAATTATTGATGGTGAAGTCAATAATCCTGTGAGTTTAAGTATGGCAGAAATTCAAAATTTACCTTTAACTTCTATGATTATTCGTCATGTTTGCGTTGAAGGTTGGGCAGCAATTGTACAATGGGGAGGTATTCGTTTACGTGATTTAATCGCTTTAGCTCAACCCCAGGAAAATGTTAAGTATGCTTATTTTAAATCAGCAGATGGTTATTACGAAAGTTGGGATTTAGCTTCTGCTACCCATCCCCAAACTTTGTTAGCTTATCAAAAAAATGGTGAAGAATTGCCCATTGAAAATGGCGCACCTTTACGTTTAGCTTCTCCTATTAAGTTGGGTTATAAACAAAGTAAATGGGTAACAAGAGTTACTTTAACTAGCCAGTTATCAGTTTTTAAAGGTTATTGGGAAGATCAAGGTTATGAATGGTTTGCAGGGTTGTAA
- a CDS encoding cytochrome b/b6 domain-containing protein: protein MNSPTKPPKLPTQALAAKIFHSINIMSLFLMITSGLQIYNANPVFGGRAGLHIPPIFTLGAWLAGGRHWHFASMWLFSLNLLFYGIYIFITRRWRHRFVGSNDIQALQKTQNPKRLTYAWHRIIYTSIIPVLLLAILTGIGMYKPAQFPWIVDMLGDWQALRIVHFASVPLVIIFVIIHWRLGQKAGGDKLIESMFW from the coding sequence ATGAATTCTCCCACAAAACCCCCAAAATTACCCACCCAAGCACTAGCCGCTAAAATCTTCCACTCTATTAATATCATGAGCCTGTTTTTAATGATTACCAGTGGATTGCAAATTTATAACGCTAATCCCGTCTTTGGTGGCCGTGCAGGTTTACATATTCCCCCTATTTTCACATTAGGCGCTTGGTTAGCAGGAGGTAGACACTGGCATTTTGCATCTATGTGGCTATTTTCTCTCAATCTTTTATTTTATGGAATTTACATTTTCATTACCCGACGTTGGCGACATAGATTTGTCGGTAGTAATGACATTCAGGCATTACAAAAAACGCAAAATCCTAAGCGTTTAACCTATGCTTGGCATCGGATTATTTACACATCTATTATTCCTGTATTGTTGTTGGCAATATTAACAGGAATCGGAATGTACAAACCTGCTCAATTTCCCTGGATAGTGGATATGTTGGGCGATTGGCAAGCATTAAGAATTGTGCATTTTGCTTCTGTGCCATTGGTGATAATATTTGTAATTATTCATTGGCGTTTAGGACAAAAAGCCGGAGGTGATAAATTAATTGAGTCTATGTTTTGGTAG
- the ruvC gene encoding crossover junction endodeoxyribonuclease RuvC, whose product MEKRILGLDPGLAIVGFGAITLQQSQGKIADFSVKMLDFGVIRTSSDMEMSQRLATLFDDLNTLMDDLQPDLVAIEKLFFYRMANTILVAQARGVLMLVLGQRKLPYVEFAPPQIKQALTNYGKADKEEVQEAVMRELDLEEMPKPDDAADALAVALTAAFQL is encoded by the coding sequence ATGGAAAAAAGAATTTTAGGATTAGATCCGGGTTTAGCTATTGTGGGATTTGGGGCAATTACGTTACAGCAAAGTCAAGGTAAAATAGCAGATTTTTCCGTGAAGATGCTTGATTTTGGCGTAATTCGCACGTCGTCAGATATGGAAATGAGTCAGCGACTAGCTACTTTATTTGATGATTTAAACACCCTAATGGACGATTTGCAACCGGATTTAGTGGCCATTGAAAAATTATTCTTCTATCGTATGGCCAACACTATTTTAGTTGCACAGGCTAGGGGTGTATTAATGTTGGTTTTGGGGCAACGTAAACTTCCTTATGTAGAGTTTGCACCCCCTCAAATTAAGCAAGCTTTAACAAATTATGGTAAGGCAGATAAGGAAGAAGTGCAAGAAGCGGTAATGAGGGAGTTAGATTTAGAGGAAATGCCTAAGCCTGATGATGCGGCAGATGCTTTAGCGGTGGCTTTGACTGCTGCGTTTCAATTGTAA
- a CDS encoding gluconeogenesis factor YvcK family protein: protein MSIGFLRQALNAIQLQSHSRTSHRVNQWFKWLSPGISVKRWFLVSVGGFLLASLGLAIWIKLTPIFWTLEFLKGLLGFLTNILPNYVSGPLVLLLGVLLLLWGQSRTVGSITEVLRPQGDEEELIDVLLAHRRLYRGPKIVVIGGGTGLSTLLRGLKTYSANMTAIVTVADDGGSSGRLRQEFGVLPPGDIRNCLAALADEEKLLTELFQYRFRAGDGLTGHSFGNLFLTAMTDITGDLERAVAASSKVLAVRGQVLPATLSDVRLWAEMADGRRIEGESSIPKAGGKIVKIGCIPENPPALPAAIKAIKEADYIIIGPGSLYTSLIPNLLVPEIADAIAATKIPRIYICNIMTQPGETEGYTVAEHIQAIDQAAGDRTLFDAVLVHRKTPSAQALIRYAQQNSHPVFLDREAVTQLGRRIVPANVLHEDETGFVRHDPQKLAKVLLKWYSGAQHGK from the coding sequence ATGTCAATCGGTTTTCTTCGACAAGCCCTCAACGCCATACAACTTCAGTCACACAGTCGCACTTCCCACCGGGTTAACCAGTGGTTTAAATGGTTATCTCCTGGAATATCGGTAAAACGCTGGTTTCTAGTCAGTGTAGGGGGTTTCTTATTGGCAAGTTTGGGGTTAGCTATTTGGATTAAGCTAACCCCAATTTTTTGGACATTGGAATTTCTTAAAGGTTTGTTGGGTTTCCTTACCAACATCTTACCTAACTATGTCAGCGGACCTTTGGTGTTGCTGCTGGGTGTGCTGTTGCTATTGTGGGGACAATCTCGCACTGTTGGTTCAATTACAGAGGTTTTAAGACCTCAAGGGGATGAAGAAGAACTGATAGATGTTCTCTTGGCACATCGTCGTTTATACCGGGGTCCAAAAATTGTAGTTATTGGTGGCGGTACTGGACTTTCTACTTTACTCCGGGGCTTAAAAACCTATAGTGCTAATATGACTGCTATTGTCACAGTAGCTGATGATGGAGGTTCTTCTGGTAGGTTGCGGCAGGAATTTGGCGTTTTACCTCCTGGAGATATTCGCAACTGTTTAGCTGCATTAGCAGATGAAGAAAAGTTATTAACTGAATTATTCCAATATCGTTTTCGCGCTGGGGATGGCTTAACAGGCCACAGTTTTGGTAACTTGTTTTTAACTGCCATGACTGATATTACTGGCGACTTAGAAAGGGCAGTTGCGGCCAGTTCCAAAGTCCTGGCTGTGAGGGGACAGGTTTTACCAGCAACCTTGAGTGATGTGCGTCTATGGGCAGAAATGGCAGATGGCCGACGCATTGAAGGTGAATCTAGCATTCCCAAAGCCGGGGGCAAAATTGTCAAAATTGGCTGTATTCCCGAAAATCCCCCCGCCTTACCCGCTGCAATTAAAGCAATTAAAGAAGCTGATTACATTATTATTGGTCCTGGAAGTTTGTATACTAGCTTAATTCCCAATTTATTAGTTCCAGAAATAGCCGATGCGATCGCTGCTACAAAAATTCCCCGCATTTATATTTGCAATATTATGACCCAACCGGGAGAAACAGAGGGCTATACCGTTGCTGAACATATCCAAGCCATTGATCAAGCTGCTGGTGACAGAACACTTTTTGATGCTGTACTCGTACATCGCAAAACCCCATCAGCCCAAGCATTGATCCGCTACGCCCAACAAAATTCCCATCCCGTTTTCCTAGACAGAGAAGCAGTTACTCAGTTAGGACGGCGCATAGTTCCTGCTAACGTTTTACACGAAGATGAAACTGGTTTTGTCCGTCACGATCCCCAAAAACTAGCTAAGGTGTTATTAAAATGGTACAGTGGAGCGCAACATGGGAAGTAA
- the tsaE gene encoding tRNA (adenosine(37)-N6)-threonylcarbamoyltransferase complex ATPase subunit type 1 TsaE: MTTIFLPDIKATQQLGIILGENLNAGNVILLEGDLGAGKTTLVQGIGQGLGITESIVSPTFTLINEYTEGRIPLYHLDLYRLEPQEVTGLNLESYWEGIEVTPGIVAIEWAERMPYLPDSYLKVCLTHAENGTRQADITDVNCELSILSIYI, from the coding sequence ATGACTACAATCTTTCTTCCAGATATAAAAGCAACACAGCAGTTAGGTATTATTCTAGGGGAAAACCTGAATGCTGGTAATGTAATTTTATTAGAAGGTGACTTGGGTGCGGGTAAAACTACCTTAGTTCAAGGTATTGGTCAGGGTTTAGGTATCACTGAATCTATTGTGAGTCCTACTTTTACCCTGATTAATGAATACACAGAAGGACGCATCCCTCTTTATCACTTAGATTTGTATCGTTTAGAACCTCAAGAGGTGACAGGCTTAAATTTAGAAAGCTATTGGGAAGGTATAGAAGTAACACCTGGTATTGTTGCTATTGAATGGGCGGAACGAATGCCATATCTACCAGATAGTTATTTAAAGGTATGTTTAACTCATGCTGAAAATGGTACTCGTCAGGCGGATATTACTGATGTTAATTGTGAATTAAGTATTTTAAGTATTTATATATAA
- a CDS encoding cation:proton antiporter domain-containing protein, whose amino-acid sequence MQEDFRLIVDLVSVFAVAACGGLLAALLKQPVLLGYLIGGMIVGPAGLGLIKEVVQVETLAQFGVAFLLFALGVEFSLAELKKVRAIALGGGGLQIILTIIITVLVCGVTGAWGALPAKGVFLGCILSLSSTAVVLKCLMERNETETPHGQVMLGILVVQDLALGLMLAVLPALHEPGEAIGLAVFTALVRIGLFAAGAVVAGIWLIPPLLRLLARTESRELFLLGVVTLCLCIALLTEYLGLSIEMGAFVAGLMISEVEYADETLTIVEPLRDIFASLFFAAIGMLIDPVFLWQNLDVILGLVVLVFLGKFLIITPLVKLFRYPLKTALIAGLGLAQIGEFSFVLASEGQALGLVSRRIYLLTLGTTAVTLMLTPFVLRLVPLLFNFAESMPWLKPYLVEEQARDFAEDLPRKDHFVVCGYGRIGKNLVRLLQLHDLPVVVIDQSESRIQQLREAGIPYVYGNAVSFHVLETAGVNHAKGMAIALPDPASIRLCLKRALEISPELDLVVRATQDKNIEVLYQLGAKEVVQPEFEASLEMATYLLTDAGLLPEVVQRKMQDIRKDHYLDLRPERSAAEVSQHLQQVTRDLNRRWYDLPDDSPLIGMTLEEADMRYLIGVSLMAIRRADGTEIDYPNSQVRLETGDRLLVVGASKELAALAEFAKGNAAVPGETNACQWVTVPANCPILGKTLTDITNDQYYGVKVQAIRRDGKFSRLPHGNMELKTGDQVLLCGNFAQLYQLQQLFTASCGVPLAIHQNQHKTPDLIN is encoded by the coding sequence GTGCAAGAGGACTTTCGCTTAATTGTTGATTTGGTTTCGGTGTTCGCTGTCGCTGCTTGTGGTGGACTACTGGCCGCATTGTTGAAACAACCCGTTTTGCTGGGATATCTCATCGGGGGGATGATAGTTGGACCAGCAGGACTGGGATTAATTAAAGAAGTTGTCCAAGTGGAAACCTTGGCGCAGTTTGGTGTAGCTTTTTTACTCTTTGCTTTGGGTGTTGAATTTTCCCTAGCAGAACTGAAAAAGGTAAGGGCTATAGCTTTGGGTGGTGGAGGATTACAAATTATCCTCACTATTATTATCACAGTCCTAGTTTGTGGTGTTACAGGTGCTTGGGGTGCTTTACCGGCTAAAGGGGTATTTTTAGGTTGTATTTTGTCTTTGTCTTCCACTGCGGTTGTTCTCAAATGTTTGATGGAACGCAACGAGACAGAAACACCCCACGGCCAGGTCATGCTGGGTATTCTCGTTGTTCAGGACTTAGCACTGGGTTTAATGCTGGCCGTGTTACCCGCACTGCATGAACCAGGAGAAGCGATTGGTTTAGCAGTCTTCACCGCTTTGGTACGCATTGGTTTATTTGCTGCGGGTGCGGTAGTTGCGGGTATTTGGTTAATTCCGCCGTTGTTGCGATTATTAGCCCGCACAGAAAGCAGAGAGTTGTTTTTGTTGGGTGTTGTCACTTTATGTTTATGTATTGCCCTGCTAACTGAATATTTGGGTCTTTCTATTGAGATGGGGGCGTTTGTTGCAGGGTTGATGATTTCTGAGGTGGAATATGCTGATGAAACTTTAACCATTGTTGAACCGTTGCGGGATATTTTTGCGAGTTTGTTTTTTGCTGCGATCGGAATGTTGATTGATCCGGTGTTTTTGTGGCAAAACCTAGATGTGATCTTGGGTTTGGTGGTTTTGGTGTTCTTGGGTAAGTTCCTGATCATCACACCTTTGGTTAAATTATTCCGCTATCCGTTGAAAACTGCTTTGATTGCGGGTTTGGGTTTAGCGCAAATCGGAGAATTTTCCTTTGTTTTAGCTAGTGAAGGTCAAGCTTTGGGGTTGGTTTCCCGGAGAATATATTTATTAACTTTGGGAACGACTGCGGTTACTTTAATGTTGACTCCCTTTGTGTTGCGTTTAGTACCATTGTTATTTAATTTTGCGGAGTCCATGCCTTGGTTAAAACCTTATTTGGTGGAAGAACAAGCGCGAGATTTTGCGGAAGACTTACCCCGGAAAGATCATTTTGTAGTTTGTGGTTATGGTCGCATAGGTAAAAATTTGGTACGGTTATTGCAGTTACATGATTTGCCTGTAGTCGTTATTGATCAGTCTGAAAGTAGGATTCAACAGTTACGGGAAGCGGGTATACCGTATGTTTATGGTAATGCGGTGAGTTTTCATGTGTTGGAAACTGCTGGGGTGAATCATGCTAAAGGGATGGCGATCGCCCTTCCTGATCCTGCTAGTATTCGTTTGTGTTTAAAACGCGCTTTGGAAATATCCCCAGAATTAGATTTAGTGGTCCGTGCTACTCAAGATAAAAATATTGAGGTGCTTTATCAACTGGGTGCTAAGGAAGTTGTACAACCAGAATTTGAAGCGAGTCTGGAAATGGCCACCTATTTACTTACCGATGCGGGATTATTGCCAGAGGTGGTACAACGGAAAATGCAGGATATTCGTAAGGATCATTATTTAGATTTGCGTCCTGAACGTTCTGCTGCGGAAGTTTCCCAACATTTACAACAAGTTACCCGTGATTTAAACCGTCGGTGGTATGATTTACCTGATGACTCGCCTTTGATTGGGATGACGTTGGAGGAAGCGGATATGCGCTATCTGATCGGGGTGAGTTTAATGGCCATTCGTCGTGCTGATGGCACAGAAATTGATTATCCTAATAGTCAGGTGAGGTTAGAAACTGGCGATCGCCTCTTAGTTGTGGGTGCAAGTAAAGAATTAGCAGCTTTGGCAGAATTTGCTAAGGGTAATGCAGCTGTTCCTGGAGAAACTAACGCTTGTCAGTGGGTGACAGTTCCAGCAAACTGTCCCATTTTGGGTAAAACTCTCACGGATATCACCAATGATCAATATTATGGTGTGAAAGTCCAAGCGATTCGGCGAGATGGCAAGTTTAGCCGTCTTCCTCATGGCAATATGGAGTTAAAAACAGGTGATCAGGTGTTGTTGTGCGGTAATTTTGCTCAACTCTACCAACTACAACAATTATTTACTGCTTCCTGTGGTGTACCTCTAGCAATTCACCAGAACCAACACAAAACACCAGATTTGATCAATTGA
- a CDS encoding Hfq-related RNA-binding protein yields MPATEFDTTLPSIRQLQNWIKQKATVEFKLMTGDVIVGKVFWQDINCVSIVDANNEQISVWKMAIAYMKVRSDAVVERGLVPGDAQVAVANIDS; encoded by the coding sequence ATGCCAGCAACAGAATTTGACACTACCCTACCTAGCATTAGACAATTACAAAATTGGATCAAGCAAAAAGCCACCGTTGAATTTAAACTGATGACTGGTGATGTCATCGTCGGTAAGGTTTTTTGGCAAGATATCAATTGTGTATCTATTGTAGATGCTAACAACGAACAAATAAGCGTTTGGAAAATGGCGATCGCTTATATGAAAGTTCGCAGTGATGCAGTTGTAGAGAGAGGTTTAGTTCCCGGAGATGCTCAAGTCGCTGTAGCAAATATAGATTCATAG
- the dapF gene encoding diaminopimelate epimerase: protein MAIEFTKYHGVGNDFILIDNRSSLTPIITPEKAIKLCDRHFGIGADGVIFALPGQNGTDYTMRIFNSDGSEPEMCGNGIRCLAVFLTELEGISRTKDFYTIHTLAGVITPQLTDDGQVKVDMGSPRLLAQEIPTTLAPADSKVINVPLEVADHTWNVTCVSMGNPHCITFVDDVAAIPLETIGPKFEHHPVFPQRTNTEFIQIVNRNYLKMRVWERGAGITLACGTGACASLVAGVLNDKCDRAATIELPGGELEIEWSEIDNKIYMTGPAERVFAGKF, encoded by the coding sequence ATGGCAATAGAATTTACTAAGTATCACGGTGTGGGTAATGATTTTATTCTCATTGATAACCGTTCCTCTCTTACTCCCATAATCACACCGGAAAAAGCTATCAAATTGTGCGATCGCCATTTTGGTATTGGTGCTGATGGTGTTATTTTCGCACTTCCTGGGCAAAATGGTACTGATTATACCATGAGAATTTTTAACTCTGATGGTTCTGAACCGGAAATGTGTGGTAACGGTATTCGCTGTTTAGCTGTTTTCCTCACTGAGTTGGAAGGTATATCCCGCACTAAAGATTTTTACACCATTCATACTTTAGCAGGTGTGATTACTCCTCAACTCACTGATGATGGTCAAGTAAAAGTAGATATGGGTTCACCCCGCTTATTAGCGCAGGAAATTCCTACCACCCTTGCACCTGCTGACAGTAAGGTAATTAATGTACCTTTGGAAGTTGCGGATCATACTTGGAATGTTACCTGTGTGAGTATGGGAAATCCCCACTGTATAACATTCGTGGACGATGTAGCAGCTATTCCTCTGGAAACCATCGGACCGAAATTTGAACATCATCCCGTTTTCCCGCAAAGAACTAATACAGAATTTATCCAAATTGTCAACCGTAATTATTTAAAAATGCGGGTATGGGAAAGAGGCGCGGGTATTACCTTAGCTTGCGGTACTGGTGCTTGTGCGTCTTTAGTTGCTGGGGTATTGAATGATAAATGCGATCGCGCTGCAACGATAGAATTACCAGGAGGAGAGTTAGAAATTGAATGGTCAGAAATTGACAATAAAATCTATATGACAGGACCAGCAGAAAGAGTATTTGCAGGTAAATTTTAA
- a CDS encoding Uma2 family endonuclease yields the protein MSNLQTQIPTDTWIYTSWNEYEQITTNLLNKPGKSYYYKGYMRLEMPPVSFDHGKDHVIIIFAVTLFATIKGILATGLDTTTFRKQGIQDCQPDVAYYLQERAQTIPTGTGIVNLDHYPAPDLVIEIAKTSLLDDLGTKRSLYEELGVAEYWVIDVQNTQIIAYSMINQGSKRIQESRVLPGLEIAVLETALRRSRESSQSEVCAWLLSQFQL from the coding sequence ATGAGTAATTTACAAACTCAAATACCTACAGATACATGGATTTATACTTCTTGGAATGAGTATGAACAAATAACCACCAACTTACTTAATAAACCGGGAAAAAGTTACTATTATAAAGGATACATGAGGCTAGAAATGCCACCAGTTAGTTTTGATCATGGAAAAGATCATGTAATAATTATTTTTGCTGTCACTTTATTTGCCACTATTAAAGGAATTTTAGCTACAGGTTTAGATACCACAACTTTTCGTAAACAAGGTATTCAAGACTGTCAACCTGATGTAGCTTATTATCTCCAAGAACGCGCCCAAACTATCCCCACAGGTACAGGAATTGTTAATTTAGATCACTACCCAGCACCAGATTTAGTCATTGAAATTGCTAAAACATCTTTATTAGATGACTTAGGAACAAAGCGTAGTCTTTACGAAGAATTAGGTGTTGCTGAATACTGGGTGATAGATGTACAAAACACCCAAATTATCGCCTATAGTATGATCAACCAAGGTAGTAAACGCATTCAAGAATCACGGGTTTTACCTGGGTTAGAAATTGCAGTTTTAGAAACTGCTTTACGTCGTAGTCGTGAAAGCAGTCAATCTGAAGTTTGTGCTTGGTTACTTAGCCAATTTCAACTATAA
- a CDS encoding bifunctional sterol desaturase/short chain dehydrogenase, with translation MILAQSLTIDWILVNNCVKFLLWGVFSILLAEIIRDSYHALCHQVTWLAKWHNKHHAAYRRDLTLVSQQAYLDSQLYHDIVESTILLVLLITVALVFRQWGLWLGVAYGGTFLYGASLRYFQGTIDTDYNHLPGPLAATPSVWFVNRTYHWRHHFDDVNAYYSGVFSLVDKILGTGLSLKGKTVAVTGASGALGKALTAELIKHKAKVIALTTNPDKIEEQTGLKVMFWELGNEEELKANLQKVDILIINHGVNVYGDRTSTAIHNSYQVNTFSALRLIDIFSATVTGPDAKATKEIWVNTSEAEVSPALSPLYEISKRALGDIITLKRLDGICVIRKLILGPFKSQLNPFGVMSANQVARGILFLAKRDFRNIIVTVNPLTYLLFPIKEFTTWLYYRVFSQK, from the coding sequence ATGATTTTGGCTCAAAGTTTAACAATTGATTGGATTTTAGTAAATAACTGCGTCAAGTTCCTTCTTTGGGGTGTTTTCTCCATCTTACTTGCGGAAATAATTAGAGATAGTTATCATGCTTTGTGTCATCAAGTCACCTGGTTGGCAAAATGGCATAATAAACATCATGCCGCTTACCGTCGAGATTTAACATTAGTTTCTCAACAAGCTTACTTAGATTCCCAGTTGTATCACGACATAGTTGAGTCAACTATACTGCTAGTTTTATTAATCACAGTTGCTTTAGTTTTCAGACAATGGGGTTTATGGTTGGGTGTTGCTTATGGTGGAACTTTTTTATATGGTGCATCTTTGCGATATTTCCAAGGTACAATAGACACAGATTACAATCATTTACCAGGACCATTAGCAGCAACTCCTTCTGTGTGGTTTGTGAATAGAACATATCATTGGCGACATCATTTTGATGATGTAAATGCTTATTATAGTGGTGTATTTTCTCTTGTGGATAAAATATTAGGAACAGGACTTTCTTTAAAAGGTAAAACCGTTGCTGTAACTGGTGCTTCTGGTGCTTTAGGAAAAGCATTAACCGCAGAATTAATCAAGCATAAAGCCAAAGTTATTGCTTTAACAACTAACCCAGATAAAATAGAGGAACAAACTGGTTTAAAAGTGATGTTTTGGGAATTGGGAAATGAAGAAGAATTAAAAGCCAACTTGCAAAAAGTTGATATTTTAATTATCAATCATGGAGTGAATGTTTATGGCGATCGCACATCCACAGCAATTCACAATTCCTATCAAGTTAACACTTTTTCCGCTTTGCGGTTAATAGATATATTTTCTGCAACTGTCACTGGACCAGATGCTAAAGCGACTAAAGAAATTTGGGTAAACACATCAGAAGCAGAAGTTTCACCAGCTTTAAGTCCATTATATGAAATCAGCAAAAGGGCGTTAGGTGATATCATTACCCTCAAACGTTTGGATGGAATTTGTGTAATTAGAAAATTAATTTTAGGACCATTCAAAAGTCAACTTAATCCCTTCGGTGTGATGTCAGCAAATCAAGTTGCACGGGGAATTTTGTTTTTAGCAAAACGGGATTTTAGAAATATTATTGTCACAGTCAACCCACTAACTTATTTACTATTCCCCATCAAAGAATTTACTACATGGTTGTACTATCGTGTTTTTAGTCAGAAGTAA